From Marmota flaviventris isolate mMarFla1 chromosome X, mMarFla1.hap1, whole genome shotgun sequence, the proteins below share one genomic window:
- the Tlr7 gene encoding toll-like receptor 7 isoform X1, with the protein MVFPMWTLKRQFLILLNMILISKLLGDRWFPKTLPCDVTLDVPKNQVTVDCTDKHLTEIPEGIPANTTNLTLTINHIASISQDSFHRLDHLIEIDFRCNCIPPRMGPKNNVCTRRLQIKPKSFNKLTYLKSLYLDGNQLLEIPQDLPPSLQLLSLEANNIFSIMKENLTELASIEMLYLGQNCYYRNPCNVSFSIEKDAFLNLTNLKVLSLKDNNITAVPTVLPSNLIELYLYNNIITEIKKDDFSNLHQLQILDLSGNCPRCYNVPFPCTPCENNSPLKIHDNAFDALTELEVLHLHSNSLQNVPPAWFQKMKKLKELDLSQNFLAKEIGDAKFLHFLPNLIQLDLSFNYELQVYQAFINLSDAFSSLKKLKILRIQGYVFKELTSRNLSPLRDLRHLEVLDLGTNFIKIANLSIFKQFEGLKVIDLSMNKISPSGEVGFCSNSRSFAESPWPQVLETFHYFKYDESARSCRFKNREAPSFLLFNEDCHMYGQTLDLSRNSIFFIKSSDFKHLSFLKCLNLSGNNIGQTLNGSEFQPLVELKYLDFSNNRLDLLYSTAFEELHKLEVLDLSSNSHYFQSEGITHMLNFTKNLKFLKRLMMNNNGISTSTSRIMESESLQILEFRGNHLDVLWRDGDNRYLQFFKNLINLEELDISKNSLSFLPPGVFDGMPPNLKTLFLAQNRLKSFNWGRLHLLKNLEILDLSHNQLMTVPERLSNCSKSLKKLILKNNQIRHLTKYFLKDAFQLRYLDLSSNKIQVIQKTSFPENVLNNLQMLLLHHNRFLCTCDAVWFVWWVNHTEVTIPYLATEVTCVGPGAHKGQSVVSLDLYTCELDLTNLILFSFSISTALFLMVVMTASHLYFWDVWYFYHFCKAKIRGYQRLLSTGSCYDAFIVYDTKDPAVTEWVFEELVAQLEDPREKHFNLCLEERDWLPGQPVLENLSQSIQLSKKTVFVMTDKYAKTENFKIAFYLSHQRLMDEKVDVIILIFLEKPLKKSKFLQLRKRLCGSSVLEWPTNPQAHPYFWQCLKNALTTDNHVSYSQMFKETA; encoded by the coding sequence gtgTTTCCAATGTGGACATTGAAGAGACAATTTCTTATCCTTTTAAACATGATCCTAATTTCCAAACTCCTTGGGGATAGATGGTTTCCAAAAACTTTGCCCTGTGATGTCACTTTGGACGTTCCAAAGAACCAAGTGACTGTGGACTGCACAGACAAGCATTTGACAGAAATTCCTGAAGGTATCCCTGCCAACACCAccaacctcaccctcaccattaATCACATAGCCAGCATCTCCCAAGACTCCTTCCATAGGCTGGACCATCTGATAGAGATTGATTTCAGATGCAATTGCATACCTCCTCGAATGGGGCCAAAAAACAATGTGTGTACCAGGAGGCTGCAGATTAAACCTAAAAGCTTTAATAAACTCACTTATTTAAAATCCCTTTACCTGGATGGAAACCAGCTTCTAGAGATACCTCAGGATCTTCCTCCCAGCTTACAGCTTCTGAGCCTTGAGGCCAACAACATCTTCTCCATCATGAAAGAGAATTTAACAGAACTTGCCAGCATAGAAATGCTCTACCTGGGCCAAAACTGTTATTATCGCAATCCTTGTAATGTTTCATTTTCAATTGAGAAAGATGCCTTCCTAAACCTGACAAATTTAAAAGTGCTCTCCCTGAAAGATAACAACATCACAGCTGTCCCCACTGTTTTGCCATCTAATTTAATAGAACTGTATCTTTACAACAACATCAttacagaaatcaaaaaagaTGATTTTAGTAACCTCCACCAATTGCAAATTCTTGATCTAAGTGGAAATTGCCCTCGTTGTTATAATGTTCCATTTCCTTGCACACCTTGTGAAAATAATTCCCCCCTAAAGATCCATGATAATGCTTTTGATGCATTAACAGAATTAGAAGTTTTACATCTACACAGTAACTCTCTTCAGAATGTGCCCCCAGCATGgtttcaaaaaatgaagaaacttaaaGAACTAGATCTTTCCCAAAACTTCTTGGCCAAAGAAATTGGGGATGCcaaatttttgcattttctcccCAACCTCATCCAACTGGATCTGTCTTTCAATTATGAACTTCAGGTCTATCAGGCATTTATAAATCTATCAGAtgcattttcttctctgaaaaaacTAAAGATTCTGCGGATCCAAGGATATGTCTTCAAAGAGCTGACAAGCAGAAATCTCTCTCCATTACGTGATCTTCGTCATCTTGAAGTTCTTGATCTTGGCACTAACTTTATAAAAATCGCTAATCTTAGTATATTTAAACAGTTCGAAGGATTGAAAGTGATAGACctttcaatgaataaaatatcacCTTCAGGAGAAGTTGGCTTCTGCTCTAACTCCAGAAGTTTTGCAGAAAGTCCTTGGCCCCAGGTACTTGAAACATTCCATTATTTCAAATATGATGAGTCTGCAAGGAGTTGCAGGTTCAAAAACAGAGAGGCtccttctttcttgctttttaatgAGGATTGCCACATGTATGGGCAGACCTTGGACCTGAGTAGAAATAGTATATTTTTTATCAAGTCTTCTGATTTTAAGCATCTTTCTTTTCTCAAATGCCTTAACTTGTCAGGAAATAACATTGGCCAAACTCTTAATGGCAGTGAATTCCAACCATTAGTCGAACTGAAATATTTAGACTTCTCTAACAATCGACTTGATTTACTCTATTCAACTGCATTTGAGGAACTTCACAAACTGGAAGTTCTGGACTTAAGTAGCAACAGCCATTATTTTCAATCAGAAGGAATTACTCACATGCTTAACTTTACCAAGAACCTAAAGTTTCTGAAGAGATTGATGATGAATAACAATGGCATCTCTACCTCCACTAGTAGGATCATGGAAAGTGAATCTCTTCAAATTCTGGAATTCAGAGGAAACCACCTGGATGTTTTATGGCGAGATGGTGATAATAGATACTTACAATTCTTCAAGAATCTGATAAACTTAGAGGAATTAGACATCTCTAAAAATTCCCTGAGTTTCTTGCCTCCTGGAGTTTTTGATGGTATGCCTCCAAACCTAAAGACTCTCTTCTTGGCCCAAAATAGGCTTAAATCTTTCAACTGGGGAAGACTCCATCTTCTGAAGAATCTGGAAATTTTGGACCTCAGCCACAACCAATTGATGACTGTCCCAGAGAGATTATCCAACTGTTCCAAAAGTCTCAAGAAACTGATTCTTAAGAATAATCAAATCAGGCACCTGACAAAGTATTTTCTAAAAGATGCTTTCCAGTTGCGATATCTAGATCTCAGTTCAAATAAAATTCAGGTTATCCAGAAGACTAGCTTCCCAGAAAATGTCCTTAACAATCTGCAGATGTTGCTTTTGCACCATAATCGATTTCTGTGCACCTGTGATGCTGTGTGGTTTGTCTGGTGGGTTAATCACACAGAGGTGACTATTCCTTACCTGGCCACAGAAGTGACTTGTGTGGGGCCAGGAGCACACAAAGGCCAGAGTGTGGTCTCTCTGGATCTGTATACCTGTGAGTTAGATCTCACTAACTTGATTCTGTTCTCATTTTCCATATCTACAGCTCTCTTTCTGATGGTGGTTATGACAGCAAGTCACCTCTATTTCTGGGATGTATGGTATTTTTACCATTTCTGTAAGGCCAAGATAAGGGGGTATCAGCGTCTGCTATCAACAGGTTCTTGCTATGATGCTTTTATTGTATATGACACTAAAGATCCAGCTGTGACAGAATGGGTTTTTGAGGAGTTGGTGGCCCAATTAGAAGATCCACgagagaaacattttaatttatgtctGGAGGAGAGAGACTGGCTACCAGGGCAGCCAGTTCTGGAAAATCTTTCCCAGAGCATACAGCTTAGCAAAAAGACAGTGTTTGTGATGACGGACAAGTACGCAAAGACTGAAAATTTCAAGATAGCATTTTACTTGTCCCATCAGAGGCTCATGGATGAAAAAGTAGATGTGATTATCTTGATATTCCTTGAGAAGCCCCTTAAGAAGTCCAAGTTTCTCCAGCTCCGGAAGAGGCTCTGTGGGAGTTCTGTCCTTGAGTGGCCAACAAATCCACAGGCTCACCCATACTTCTGGCAATGTCTGAAAAATGCTTTGACCACTGACAATCATGTGTCCTATAGTCAGATGTTCAAGGAAAcagcctag
- the Tlr7 gene encoding toll-like receptor 7 isoform X2, producing MWTLKRQFLILLNMILISKLLGDRWFPKTLPCDVTLDVPKNQVTVDCTDKHLTEIPEGIPANTTNLTLTINHIASISQDSFHRLDHLIEIDFRCNCIPPRMGPKNNVCTRRLQIKPKSFNKLTYLKSLYLDGNQLLEIPQDLPPSLQLLSLEANNIFSIMKENLTELASIEMLYLGQNCYYRNPCNVSFSIEKDAFLNLTNLKVLSLKDNNITAVPTVLPSNLIELYLYNNIITEIKKDDFSNLHQLQILDLSGNCPRCYNVPFPCTPCENNSPLKIHDNAFDALTELEVLHLHSNSLQNVPPAWFQKMKKLKELDLSQNFLAKEIGDAKFLHFLPNLIQLDLSFNYELQVYQAFINLSDAFSSLKKLKILRIQGYVFKELTSRNLSPLRDLRHLEVLDLGTNFIKIANLSIFKQFEGLKVIDLSMNKISPSGEVGFCSNSRSFAESPWPQVLETFHYFKYDESARSCRFKNREAPSFLLFNEDCHMYGQTLDLSRNSIFFIKSSDFKHLSFLKCLNLSGNNIGQTLNGSEFQPLVELKYLDFSNNRLDLLYSTAFEELHKLEVLDLSSNSHYFQSEGITHMLNFTKNLKFLKRLMMNNNGISTSTSRIMESESLQILEFRGNHLDVLWRDGDNRYLQFFKNLINLEELDISKNSLSFLPPGVFDGMPPNLKTLFLAQNRLKSFNWGRLHLLKNLEILDLSHNQLMTVPERLSNCSKSLKKLILKNNQIRHLTKYFLKDAFQLRYLDLSSNKIQVIQKTSFPENVLNNLQMLLLHHNRFLCTCDAVWFVWWVNHTEVTIPYLATEVTCVGPGAHKGQSVVSLDLYTCELDLTNLILFSFSISTALFLMVVMTASHLYFWDVWYFYHFCKAKIRGYQRLLSTGSCYDAFIVYDTKDPAVTEWVFEELVAQLEDPREKHFNLCLEERDWLPGQPVLENLSQSIQLSKKTVFVMTDKYAKTENFKIAFYLSHQRLMDEKVDVIILIFLEKPLKKSKFLQLRKRLCGSSVLEWPTNPQAHPYFWQCLKNALTTDNHVSYSQMFKETA from the coding sequence ATGTGGACATTGAAGAGACAATTTCTTATCCTTTTAAACATGATCCTAATTTCCAAACTCCTTGGGGATAGATGGTTTCCAAAAACTTTGCCCTGTGATGTCACTTTGGACGTTCCAAAGAACCAAGTGACTGTGGACTGCACAGACAAGCATTTGACAGAAATTCCTGAAGGTATCCCTGCCAACACCAccaacctcaccctcaccattaATCACATAGCCAGCATCTCCCAAGACTCCTTCCATAGGCTGGACCATCTGATAGAGATTGATTTCAGATGCAATTGCATACCTCCTCGAATGGGGCCAAAAAACAATGTGTGTACCAGGAGGCTGCAGATTAAACCTAAAAGCTTTAATAAACTCACTTATTTAAAATCCCTTTACCTGGATGGAAACCAGCTTCTAGAGATACCTCAGGATCTTCCTCCCAGCTTACAGCTTCTGAGCCTTGAGGCCAACAACATCTTCTCCATCATGAAAGAGAATTTAACAGAACTTGCCAGCATAGAAATGCTCTACCTGGGCCAAAACTGTTATTATCGCAATCCTTGTAATGTTTCATTTTCAATTGAGAAAGATGCCTTCCTAAACCTGACAAATTTAAAAGTGCTCTCCCTGAAAGATAACAACATCACAGCTGTCCCCACTGTTTTGCCATCTAATTTAATAGAACTGTATCTTTACAACAACATCAttacagaaatcaaaaaagaTGATTTTAGTAACCTCCACCAATTGCAAATTCTTGATCTAAGTGGAAATTGCCCTCGTTGTTATAATGTTCCATTTCCTTGCACACCTTGTGAAAATAATTCCCCCCTAAAGATCCATGATAATGCTTTTGATGCATTAACAGAATTAGAAGTTTTACATCTACACAGTAACTCTCTTCAGAATGTGCCCCCAGCATGgtttcaaaaaatgaagaaacttaaaGAACTAGATCTTTCCCAAAACTTCTTGGCCAAAGAAATTGGGGATGCcaaatttttgcattttctcccCAACCTCATCCAACTGGATCTGTCTTTCAATTATGAACTTCAGGTCTATCAGGCATTTATAAATCTATCAGAtgcattttcttctctgaaaaaacTAAAGATTCTGCGGATCCAAGGATATGTCTTCAAAGAGCTGACAAGCAGAAATCTCTCTCCATTACGTGATCTTCGTCATCTTGAAGTTCTTGATCTTGGCACTAACTTTATAAAAATCGCTAATCTTAGTATATTTAAACAGTTCGAAGGATTGAAAGTGATAGACctttcaatgaataaaatatcacCTTCAGGAGAAGTTGGCTTCTGCTCTAACTCCAGAAGTTTTGCAGAAAGTCCTTGGCCCCAGGTACTTGAAACATTCCATTATTTCAAATATGATGAGTCTGCAAGGAGTTGCAGGTTCAAAAACAGAGAGGCtccttctttcttgctttttaatgAGGATTGCCACATGTATGGGCAGACCTTGGACCTGAGTAGAAATAGTATATTTTTTATCAAGTCTTCTGATTTTAAGCATCTTTCTTTTCTCAAATGCCTTAACTTGTCAGGAAATAACATTGGCCAAACTCTTAATGGCAGTGAATTCCAACCATTAGTCGAACTGAAATATTTAGACTTCTCTAACAATCGACTTGATTTACTCTATTCAACTGCATTTGAGGAACTTCACAAACTGGAAGTTCTGGACTTAAGTAGCAACAGCCATTATTTTCAATCAGAAGGAATTACTCACATGCTTAACTTTACCAAGAACCTAAAGTTTCTGAAGAGATTGATGATGAATAACAATGGCATCTCTACCTCCACTAGTAGGATCATGGAAAGTGAATCTCTTCAAATTCTGGAATTCAGAGGAAACCACCTGGATGTTTTATGGCGAGATGGTGATAATAGATACTTACAATTCTTCAAGAATCTGATAAACTTAGAGGAATTAGACATCTCTAAAAATTCCCTGAGTTTCTTGCCTCCTGGAGTTTTTGATGGTATGCCTCCAAACCTAAAGACTCTCTTCTTGGCCCAAAATAGGCTTAAATCTTTCAACTGGGGAAGACTCCATCTTCTGAAGAATCTGGAAATTTTGGACCTCAGCCACAACCAATTGATGACTGTCCCAGAGAGATTATCCAACTGTTCCAAAAGTCTCAAGAAACTGATTCTTAAGAATAATCAAATCAGGCACCTGACAAAGTATTTTCTAAAAGATGCTTTCCAGTTGCGATATCTAGATCTCAGTTCAAATAAAATTCAGGTTATCCAGAAGACTAGCTTCCCAGAAAATGTCCTTAACAATCTGCAGATGTTGCTTTTGCACCATAATCGATTTCTGTGCACCTGTGATGCTGTGTGGTTTGTCTGGTGGGTTAATCACACAGAGGTGACTATTCCTTACCTGGCCACAGAAGTGACTTGTGTGGGGCCAGGAGCACACAAAGGCCAGAGTGTGGTCTCTCTGGATCTGTATACCTGTGAGTTAGATCTCACTAACTTGATTCTGTTCTCATTTTCCATATCTACAGCTCTCTTTCTGATGGTGGTTATGACAGCAAGTCACCTCTATTTCTGGGATGTATGGTATTTTTACCATTTCTGTAAGGCCAAGATAAGGGGGTATCAGCGTCTGCTATCAACAGGTTCTTGCTATGATGCTTTTATTGTATATGACACTAAAGATCCAGCTGTGACAGAATGGGTTTTTGAGGAGTTGGTGGCCCAATTAGAAGATCCACgagagaaacattttaatttatgtctGGAGGAGAGAGACTGGCTACCAGGGCAGCCAGTTCTGGAAAATCTTTCCCAGAGCATACAGCTTAGCAAAAAGACAGTGTTTGTGATGACGGACAAGTACGCAAAGACTGAAAATTTCAAGATAGCATTTTACTTGTCCCATCAGAGGCTCATGGATGAAAAAGTAGATGTGATTATCTTGATATTCCTTGAGAAGCCCCTTAAGAAGTCCAAGTTTCTCCAGCTCCGGAAGAGGCTCTGTGGGAGTTCTGTCCTTGAGTGGCCAACAAATCCACAGGCTCACCCATACTTCTGGCAATGTCTGAAAAATGCTTTGACCACTGACAATCATGTGTCCTATAGTCAGATGTTCAAGGAAAcagcctag